The proteins below are encoded in one region of Anaerolineae bacterium:
- a CDS encoding Alkaline phosphatase, producing the protein MKSQFMRSLSLAFLLLLTCVRASVARDLQGARELESLPGRASAAGRVLNYGSEGDDTQIDLGTAEPETILQYGRAGNDTQYAAGSGANDWIEQEGGDGNNKQIVDGGTGNGIMLLYGGIGDDELFLQGHDADDYLYLNGGAGNDETVGKGGLGNDYIYLYGGSGDDTIRVGAHCEDLIRINGGSGADIITYDNGTGGISQVFIDGGTGHDELFIYQPSGINNNLTVLDSKGRIIYQYQGGTGGSVITIRNVCVTIIEYEIFVVYQSCGYESGMPGASGGRGGGASSRVAVDASGNVYVIGTSGAAWGANPVREFQGRTDAFVARLDANGALQWFTFLGGAKADYGGDIAVSGSEVYVVGTSYAAWGASPVRAYTALNDAFVAKLNATNGALLWHAFLGGAGDDYGNGIALDVSGNVYVAGTSSASWGTTMPRPFGDLHDAFAAKLNASGALQWNTFLGGAGIDEGADIATDASPNVYVVGSSTDEWGSGAVRAFTIGGWEAFAVELNASGALQWQTFLGSAEQDQGYAIVADAAGDRIYAAGSSTASWGMPQRAYSAWWDGFAVRLNGNGALAWNTFLGGGWCDVADGIALDGSGNVYVKGSGDAAWGTPVRDYSSGYDVYAIQLDPTTGAGQMLAFVGGEGDDFGDGIVIDASGNLILAGVNDVVWGTPVQSFGDAPNSFALKLDGSGALQWNTFFGGVPWATYLPLIRR; encoded by the coding sequence ATGAAATCACAATTCATGCGATCCCTTTCGCTGGCGTTCCTGCTCCTGCTGACCTGTGTGCGCGCTTCCGTCGCACGAGACCTTCAGGGTGCCCGAGAACTCGAAAGTCTTCCTGGGCGTGCTTCTGCCGCCGGGCGCGTCCTCAACTACGGCAGCGAAGGCGACGATACGCAGATTGACCTGGGCACCGCCGAGCCTGAGACTATCTTGCAGTATGGCAGAGCGGGCAACGACACGCAGTATGCTGCTGGTTCTGGTGCGAATGACTGGATTGAGCAGGAAGGCGGGGACGGAAATAATAAGCAGATTGTCGATGGCGGGACCGGCAACGGTATCATGCTTCTCTACGGTGGGATTGGAGATGACGAGTTATTTCTTCAAGGACATGATGCCGATGATTACCTGTACCTGAACGGCGGCGCAGGGAACGATGAGACAGTGGGGAAAGGGGGATTGGGCAACGACTATATCTATCTGTATGGCGGATCCGGCGATGACACCATCCGGGTGGGTGCTCATTGCGAAGACCTGATCCGCATCAATGGGGGAAGCGGGGCTGACATCATTACATATGATAATGGTACTGGTGGTATCAGTCAGGTCTTCATTGATGGCGGGACGGGACACGACGAGTTGTTTATTTACCAACCCTCGGGTATAAATAATAATCTTACTGTCTTGGATTCGAAAGGGCGGATCATTTACCAATACCAAGGCGGCACGGGCGGCTCTGTCATCACCATCCGCAACGTTTGCGTGACCATTATCGAATACGAGATTTTTGTGGTGTATCAAAGTTGTGGGTATGAGTCTGGAATGCCAGGCGCGTCCGGCGGTAGGGGTGGCGGTGCGTCCAGCCGCGTCGCGGTGGATGCGAGTGGCAATGTCTATGTCATCGGCACGAGTGGTGCCGCCTGGGGTGCGAACCCCGTGCGCGAGTTCCAGGGCAGAACCGACGCCTTCGTCGCCAGGCTGGACGCGAACGGGGCGCTGCAATGGTTCACCTTTCTTGGCGGCGCGAAAGCGGACTACGGCGGGGACATTGCCGTGAGCGGAAGCGAGGTCTATGTCGTCGGCACGAGTTACGCGGCGTGGGGGGCGAGTCCTGTGCGCGCCTACACCGCCTTGAACGATGCGTTCGTCGCGAAACTGAACGCGACGAACGGAGCGCTCCTGTGGCATGCCTTCCTCGGCGGCGCAGGCGACGATTACGGCAACGGCATCGCGCTTGACGTCAGCGGCAACGTCTATGTCGCAGGCACGAGTTCGGCGAGCTGGGGCACAACCATGCCGCGCCCGTTTGGTGATCTGCACGATGCGTTCGCGGCGAAGTTGAATGCGAGCGGCGCGTTGCAGTGGAACACTTTTTTGGGCGGGGCGGGGATTGACGAAGGCGCAGACATTGCGACCGATGCGAGCCCAAACGTTTACGTTGTCGGCTCCAGCACGGACGAGTGGGGCAGCGGGGCGGTGCGCGCCTTCACCATCGGTGGCTGGGAGGCATTTGCCGTTGAGTTGAATGCAAGCGGGGCGCTGCAATGGCAGACCTTTCTCGGCAGTGCGGAGCAGGATCAAGGCTACGCCATCGTCGCCGATGCGGCTGGCGACAGAATCTACGCAGCGGGTAGCAGCACCGCGAGTTGGGGCATGCCGCAGCGTGCCTACTCGGCGTGGTGGGATGGCTTTGCGGTCAGGTTGAACGGGAACGGCGCGTTGGCATGGAACACCTTCCTCGGCGGCGGCTGGTGCGATGTCGCCGATGGCATCGCGCTCGATGGCAGCGGCAATGTCTACGTCAAAGGGAGCGGTGATGCGGCGTGGGGCACACCGGTGCGGGATTACTCAAGTGGGTACGATGTGTATGCAATCCAACTGGATCCGACGACCGGCGCGGGGCAGATGCTTGCTTTCGTCGGTGGCGAGGGCGATGATTTTGGCGATGGCATCGTGATTGACGCCAGCGGCAACCTCATCCTTGCGGGTGTGAACGATGTTGTGTGGGGTACACCCGTGCAATCGTTTGGGGATGCGCCGAACTCGTTTGCGCTCAAGTTGGACGGGAGCGGTGCGCTGCAGTGGAACACCTTTTTTGGCGGCGTGCCGTGGGCGACCTATCTACCGTTGATTCGGAGGTGA